From a single Brassica napus cultivar Da-Ae chromosome C9, Da-Ae, whole genome shotgun sequence genomic region:
- the LOC106442248 gene encoding uncharacterized protein LOC106442248 produces the protein MWRKIDRRIVKAKGFQVYKVDNSIVVKGDIYDCHVDLERKTCTCGKYDIGKIPCRHAIHAIYSRGMEVHRFTDALYNTAAWRTAYAECINPIAVLESKWNVPAEVKLAKVLPPKTRKSAGRPIKRRYESVEDKIKSSQGSRKNKKHKCSRCGTEGHKRGTCDLPI, from the exons ATGTGGAGAAAGATTGATAGGAGAATTGTGAAGGCAAAAGGATTCCAGGTTTACAAGGTTGACAACTCAATCGTTGTAAAAGGAGACATATACGATTGTCATGTTGATTTGGAAAGAAAAACATGCACATGTGGGAAGTATGATATAGGAAAAATTCCTTGCCGACACGCCATTCATGCAATTTATTCACGAG GTATGGAAGTGCACAGATTTACTGACGCCTTATATAACACTGCAGCGTGGAGAACCGCCTATGCAGAATGCATTAATCCAATAGCAGTTCTAGAGTCTAAATGGAATGTCCCAGCTGAGGTTAAACTTGCAAAGGTTTTACCACCAAAGACAAGAAAGAGTGCTGGTCGACCAATAAAGAGAAGGtatgaatcagtagaagacaagaTAAAATCTTCTCAAGGATCAAGAAAGAATAAAAAGCATAAGTGTAGCCGTTGTGGAACCGAAGGACACAAGAGAGGAACATGCGATTTACCCATCTAG